One window of the Melanotaenia boesemani isolate fMelBoe1 chromosome 14, fMelBoe1.pri, whole genome shotgun sequence genome contains the following:
- the LOC121652614 gene encoding platelet glycoprotein V gives MASYFRGTLWMIFILSMLPLLTCDMSCNSSCLCNSNGVVKCDGYIITDIPKELPRHTYTLLLNDTNMNIINEQSLSDRELLLRFSLTHSHLHTIHPLAFHVAPQLKSVKLSFNDLSTLPARVFSPLTALEEIYLDGNKLETLAPDMFEGLEGLLVLDLTRNKLTNPASDIFDGLTNLTILNLGRNYIKKLSPTTFHSLTKLRLLRIYNNELEELEEGIFDTLVNLEELNLHQNQIKSLPTQVFWSLENLKNLTLSSNQLQALPQKTFYNMPKLSKLTIYKNPLLSLPDELMGHMPDITEFYLFSTNLVTVPGNVFANMSGLLLLNLHLNDKLKELPLDLFCCLPNLQKLSLRNNNIELLQPKIFSSLTTLRILLLNDNKLKNLPEDIFENLTGIVAIDLRNNNLMTLPGDIFLSNTHLKDLTLSENPWDCTCGIRDIARWIRYNEQVVLDRDNVECHSPVYQLLRRVGSLSDEDFNYCNAKTFKTSFATQTNLPEPTQTLHVTSTSPPVASTTFDPTTLAAVLHTESTTQPDETHPTSLPFHDILVLEHGPEYVHHSHHKGWVYVWFLPSNTALIGVFMFGYILLLATGFLLILAAIFGMYRLSVSMDKLKTECAQTEE, from the exons ATGGCTTCCTACTTCAGAG GTACATTGTGGATGATATTTATCCTTTCCATGCTTCCGCTCCTTACCTGCGACATGTCTTGCAACAGTAGCTGCCTGTGCAACTCTAATGGTGTTGTCAAATGCGACGGTTACATCATAACAGATATACCAAAAGAGCTGCCACGCCACACGTACACGCTGCTGCTAAATGATACaaacatgaatataataaaTGAGCAGAGTCTGTCTGACCGGGAACTCCTTCTCCGTTTCAGTCTGACTCACAGCCACCTGCATACAATCCATCCTCTGGCCTTCCACGTCGCTCCTCAGCTCAAGTCTGTCAAGCTGTCGTTCAATGATCTATCCACCCTTCCTGCTCGAGTGTTCAGCCCTCTTACCGCTCTGGAGGAGATTTACTTAGATGGGAACAAGTTGGAGACTTTAGCTCCTGATATGTTTGAGGGGCTTGAAGGGTTGTTGGTTCTGGACCTGACCCGCAACAAACTCACCAATCCTGCCTCAGACATTTTTGATGGACTGACCAACCTCACTATTCTGAACCTGGGCAGGAACTACATAAAAAAACTTTCACCAACCACCTTTCACTCACTGACAAAACTTCGCCTGCTCAGGatctataacaatgagctggaggagctggaggaggggATCTTTGACACACTTGTAAACCTTGAAGAGCTAAATctccatcaaaaccagattAAAAGCCTTCCTACTCAAGTGTTCTGGTCACTGGAGAACCTGAAGAACCTGACCCTGTCCTCCAATCAACTCCAGGCTCTCCCTCAAAAAACCTTCTACAACATGCCGAAGCTGAGCAAACTCACCATTTACAAAAATCCCCTATTATCTCTACCAGACGAGCTGATGGGTCACATGCCTGACATCACAGagttttatctgttttccaCCAACCTCGTCACTGTTCCTGGAAATGTGTTTGCAAATATGTCAGGGCTGCTGCTTCTTAACTTACACTTAAATGACAAGCTGAAGGAGCTGCCACTAGACCTTTTCTGCTGTCTTCCTAACCTTCAGAAGCTCTCGCTAAGAAACAACAATATTGAACTTCTTCAGCCAAAGATTTTCTCCTCACTAACCACACTGCGCATACTTCTCCTCAATGACAACAAGCTGAAGAACCTGCCTGAAGACATCTTTGAGAACCTTACTGGGATTGTGGCCATCGATTTAAGGAACAATAACCTCATGACTCTTCCAGGAGATATTTTCCTGTCAAATACACATTTGAAGGATCTTACTCTGAGTGAGAACCCCTGGGACTGTACTTGTGGAATCAGAGATATTGCAAGATGGATAAGATATAATGAGCAGGTAGTCCTCGACAGAGATAATGTAGAATGTCACAGTCCGGTCTACCAGCTGCTCCGTAGAGTTGGATCTCTGAGTGATGAGGATTTCAACTACTGCAAtgcaaaaacattcaaaactTCCTTTGCAACACAAACCAACCTCCCTGAGCCAACACAAACATTGCATGTCACTTCAACCTCTCCACCTGTAGCATCTACCACCTTCGATCCCACAACACTCGCAGCCGTGCTTCACACTGAATCCACCACTCAGCCTGATGAAACACACCCTACTTCACTTCCTTTTCATGATATACTGGTGCTCGAACATGGGCCAGAGTACGTTCATCACAGCCATCACAAAGGTTGGGTGTATGTGTGGTTTTTACCCTCCAATACAGCTTTGATCGGGGTCTTCATGTTTGGTTACATCCTTCTTTTGGCCACAGGTTTCTTGCTCATTCTTGCTGCCATATTTGGCATGTACCGCCTCAGTGTGAGCATGGATAAGTTGAAGACTGAGTGTGCACAAACTGAGGAGTAA
- the ccdc50a gene encoding coiled-coil domain-containing protein 50 isoform X3: protein MADCNVSIDKNKLPGVKEVCRDFAVLEDHSLAYNLQEQEIESHLASNVHKSRLVQKDLLVAKKLQEEEDKRAKVQNQKQHGDIERQDNEIAQEIQEQLVRQAEQQRQQEEKDAAIARKLQEKEMKEERRRQKHLETHFDEEYFEDQAGRIVHKVSGAVVAETEFGLSEATKGLTKLDIREQELKDMEVARKIQEEEIKASKMHVRAAQMAQDEEIARHLMEQEKKEYKKIREREKEKERERERLAMERMAMEKRRQEAEFRPNSEEAVRPRTREEYDYQRQKNYNKPARPPQPRTHDYENVSSVYGYSDHPAASRPPARPEATYKGAYQKR, encoded by the exons ATGGCTGATTGTAACGTTAGCATCGACAAGAATAAACTACCTGGAGTGAAAGAGG tgtgcCGAGACTTCGCTGTGCTAGAAGACCACTCCCTGGCCTACAACCTCCAGGAACAAGAAA ttGAAAGCCACTTGGCTTCCAACGTCCATAAGAGCCGCCTGGTGCAGAAGGACCTGCTGGTTGCCAAGAAGCTGCAAGAAGAGGAGGATAAGAGGGCCAAggtccagaaccagaaacaaCATGGTGACAT TGAACGGCAAGATAATGAGATTGCTCAGGAGATTCAGGAACAACTGGTCCGACAGGCAGAGCAGCAGCGACAGCAGGAAGAAAAGGATGCG gcCATCGCCCGTAAGTTGCAAGAGAAAGAGatgaaagaggagaggaggagacagaagcACCTGGAAACTCATTTTGATGAGGAATACTTTGAGGATCAAGCAG GTCGTATTGTGCACAAAGTCAGTGGAGCAGTTGTAGCAGAAACTGAGTTTGGACTGAGCGAAGCCACCAAGGGGCTGACGAAGCTTGATATTCGTGAGCAGGAGCTGAAAGACATGGAGGTTGCAAGAAAAATACAAGAGGAGGAAATCAAG GCAAGCAAGATGCATGTGCGTGCAGCTCAAATGGCACAAGATGAG GAGATTGCCCGGCACTTGAtggaacaagaaaagaaggagtACAAGAAGATTCGGGAAcgagagaaagagaaggaacGAGAGAGGGAGAGGTTGGCAATGGAGAGGATGGCTATGGAAAAAAGGCGACAAGAGGCAGAATTCAGG cCGAATTCTGAGGAAGCTGTACGACCTAGAACACGAGAGGAGTATGActaccagaggcagaagaactACAACAAGCCTGCCAG GCCACCTCAGCCTCGTACACATGACTATGAGAACGTGAGCTCTGTCTATGGCTACTCGGACCACCCTGCTGCCTCTCGCCCTCCTGCAAGACCCGAGGCTACTTACAAAG GTGCCTATCAGAAGCGGTGA
- the ccdc50a gene encoding coiled-coil domain-containing protein 50 isoform X2, giving the protein MADCNVSIDKNKLPGVKEVCRDFAVLEDHSLAYNLQEQEIESHLASNVHKSRLVQKDLLVAKKLQEEEDKRAKVQNQKQHGDIERQDNEIAQEIQEQLVRQAEQQRQQEEKDAAIARKLQEKEMKEERRRQKHLETHFDEEYFEDQAGPGRQQKTSSVLLLPDGRIVHKVSGAVVAETEFGLSEATKGLTKLDIREQELKDMEVARKIQEEEIKASKMHVRAAQMAQDEEIARHLMEQEKKEYKKIREREKEKERERERLAMERMAMEKRRQEAEFRPNSEEAVRPRTREEYDYQRQKNYNKPARPPQPRTHDYENVSSVYGYSDHPAASRPPARPEATYKGAYQKR; this is encoded by the exons ATGGCTGATTGTAACGTTAGCATCGACAAGAATAAACTACCTGGAGTGAAAGAGG tgtgcCGAGACTTCGCTGTGCTAGAAGACCACTCCCTGGCCTACAACCTCCAGGAACAAGAAA ttGAAAGCCACTTGGCTTCCAACGTCCATAAGAGCCGCCTGGTGCAGAAGGACCTGCTGGTTGCCAAGAAGCTGCAAGAAGAGGAGGATAAGAGGGCCAAggtccagaaccagaaacaaCATGGTGACAT TGAACGGCAAGATAATGAGATTGCTCAGGAGATTCAGGAACAACTGGTCCGACAGGCAGAGCAGCAGCGACAGCAGGAAGAAAAGGATGCG gcCATCGCCCGTAAGTTGCAAGAGAAAGAGatgaaagaggagaggaggagacagaagcACCTGGAAACTCATTTTGATGAGGAATACTTTGAGGATCAAGCAG GGCCAGGCAGACAGCAAAAAACCTCCTCAGTCTTGTTACTCCCAGATG GTCGTATTGTGCACAAAGTCAGTGGAGCAGTTGTAGCAGAAACTGAGTTTGGACTGAGCGAAGCCACCAAGGGGCTGACGAAGCTTGATATTCGTGAGCAGGAGCTGAAAGACATGGAGGTTGCAAGAAAAATACAAGAGGAGGAAATCAAG GCAAGCAAGATGCATGTGCGTGCAGCTCAAATGGCACAAGATGAG GAGATTGCCCGGCACTTGAtggaacaagaaaagaaggagtACAAGAAGATTCGGGAAcgagagaaagagaaggaacGAGAGAGGGAGAGGTTGGCAATGGAGAGGATGGCTATGGAAAAAAGGCGACAAGAGGCAGAATTCAGG cCGAATTCTGAGGAAGCTGTACGACCTAGAACACGAGAGGAGTATGActaccagaggcagaagaactACAACAAGCCTGCCAG GCCACCTCAGCCTCGTACACATGACTATGAGAACGTGAGCTCTGTCTATGGCTACTCGGACCACCCTGCTGCCTCTCGCCCTCCTGCAAGACCCGAGGCTACTTACAAAG GTGCCTATCAGAAGCGGTGA
- the ccdc50a gene encoding coiled-coil domain-containing protein 50 isoform X1, translating into MRNTLRIKQGQADSKKPPQSCYSQMLEDPSTWTNIPATNQVPLADMMSTLQCAHIEIILQIIIQLNPKKSRYPKLDSVAPHSRSRYPEHHVVTEGGRSRHADPYPEHLSRGKHGDRNPEYESAHTDRARDQRGRDTDRVVRRKERPARPPPPQSPIERDKAWDRERQRQGRDWDWERQVRKDQRRDREQDLRLPGDWEKSRDRGHSGDRYGERDKRRQKDKQRARARSRDRGLDEDFLETKQSRDWPMDSRATWDKEDNDSKRRAGSRQRSHSSPNKAFDEFKSDEGHRNSREFWDPQQGEGPEIEHSHSHPNKETGRIVHKVSGAVVAETEFGLSEATKGLTKLDIREQELKDMEVARKIQEEEIKASKMHVRAAQMAQDEEIARHLMEQEKKEYKKIREREKEKERERERLAMERMAMEKRRQEAEFRPNSEEAVRPRTREEYDYQRQKNYNKPARPPQPRTHDYENVSSVYGYSDHPAASRPPARPEATYKGAYQKR; encoded by the exons ATGAGGAATACTTTGAGGATCAAGCAG GGCCAGGCAGACAGCAAAAAACCTCCTCAGTCTTGTTACTCCCAGATG CTGGAAGACCCCTCGACGTGGACAAACATACCCGCCACAAATCAAGTTCCCCTGGCCGATATGATGAGTACCCTCCAATGCGCTCACATCGAGATTATTCTCCAGATTATTATTCAGCTGAACCCAAAAAAAAGCAGGTACCCAAAACTGGACTCTGTGGCACCCCATAGCCGCTCCAGGTATCCCGAGCACCACGTAGTGACAGAAGGAGGACGAAGCAGACATGCAGATCCATATCCAGAGCACCTGTCCAGAGGCAAGCATGGGGACAGAAATCCAGAGTATGAGTCTGCGCATACTGACAGAGCCAGAGACCAAAGGGGGAGGGACACAGACAGAGTGGTAAGAAGGAAGGAGAGACCAGCTAGACCACCTCCACCACAGAGTCCTATAGAAAGAGACAAGGCCTGGGACAGAGAAAGGCAGAGGCAGGGCAGAGACTGGGACTGGGAGAGACAAGTGAGAAAAGACCAAAGGAGAGACAGGGAACAGGATCTTAGGCTGCCAGGAGACTGGGAAAAATCTAGAGACAGAGGACATAGTGGGGACAGATATGGAGAGAGAGACAAACGGAGACAAAAAGACAAGCAACGAGCAAGAGCCAGAAGCAGGGACAGGGGGCTTGATGAGGACTTTTTGGAGACTAAACAAAGCAGGGATTGGCCGATGGATAGCAGAGCCACCTGGGACAAGGAAGACAATGATAGTAAGAGgagggctggaagccggcagcgTTCCCACTCTAGCCCCAACAAGGCGTTTGACGAGTTCAAGAGCGATGAAGGACACAGGAACTCCAGGGAGTTCTGGGACCCCCAGCAGGGGGAGGGTCCTGAAATAGAGCACAGTCATAGTCATCCCAACAAAGAGACAG GTCGTATTGTGCACAAAGTCAGTGGAGCAGTTGTAGCAGAAACTGAGTTTGGACTGAGCGAAGCCACCAAGGGGCTGACGAAGCTTGATATTCGTGAGCAGGAGCTGAAAGACATGGAGGTTGCAAGAAAAATACAAGAGGAGGAAATCAAG GCAAGCAAGATGCATGTGCGTGCAGCTCAAATGGCACAAGATGAG GAGATTGCCCGGCACTTGAtggaacaagaaaagaaggagtACAAGAAGATTCGGGAAcgagagaaagagaaggaacGAGAGAGGGAGAGGTTGGCAATGGAGAGGATGGCTATGGAAAAAAGGCGACAAGAGGCAGAATTCAGG cCGAATTCTGAGGAAGCTGTACGACCTAGAACACGAGAGGAGTATGActaccagaggcagaagaactACAACAAGCCTGCCAG GCCACCTCAGCCTCGTACACATGACTATGAGAACGTGAGCTCTGTCTATGGCTACTCGGACCACCCTGCTGCCTCTCGCCCTCCTGCAAGACCCGAGGCTACTTACAAAG GTGCCTATCAGAAGCGGTGA